In one Magallana gigas chromosome 9, xbMagGiga1.1, whole genome shotgun sequence genomic region, the following are encoded:
- the LOC105322013 gene encoding heme peroxidase 2 codes for MCCCSAVKMFGVTLVICIGFLSLGSASEPEDDCFLPNPNQYYLLTTTAEGNYQNCREHRSSHGYRSAGIPPNSASRAPKGNKNPKGKRSTEECEFEKPIHCDDGAKYRTYDGSCNNLKYPYWGKAETPLARFLKSDYHDGKGSPRLYGKHRKRLPNPRDIRLQIHEKSLPIHELEGHSHFLMLWGQRTSHDMIEKVEARSSTGGRLDCCGEDSRKDNCEIPILLRSDDPYFSQFNRLCLNFRRSKASPDLKCNFETRQQLSEFTGFVDASDLYGSNDATNENLRTKVNGLLKTTLHSDGNEMMPQANGGFCRSQSEKKCFQAGDRRVNQQPALMSVHTILLREHNRIARELKLKNPHWNDEMLFQESRKIVIGEIQHITYNSYLPKILGSNIMNLFDLKPRSLGKYFTKYDDKVIPTIRNGFMAAAFRFGHSMVNNHLAFKDHYGNNERTLFRHMWVNPDKLYETDGIEKTLRGLQEEHSQSVDRYKTEEITDRFFESPDRPGFGNDLISININRGRDHGIVGYLAWRKMCKLPSADNFYSLTDHSRKMVRLLQSVYRRAADIDLFVGGVTETPLPGSLVGPTFACILGLQFKALKYGDRFYYENDDSNARFTIGQLNEIKKATLARIICRNSNIGEIQQDVFSHGDPLVNCYSIQDDINFSLWEVIPQN; via the exons ATGTGTTGTTGTTCAGCAGTGAAGATGTTTGGAGTAACTCTTGTCATTTG CATTGGATTCCTGTCTTTGGGAAGCGCCAGTGAACCAGAAGACGACTGTTTTCTCCCTAATCCCAATCAGTACTATCTTCTTACAACAACTGCAGAGGgaaattaccaaaattgcaGAGAACACCGGTCCAGCCATGGATACAGAAGCGCAGGGATACCACCAAATTCTGCCTCACGAGCCCCAAAAGGAAACAA AAACCCAAAAGGAAAGCGTTCAACCGAAGAATGTGAATTTGAAAAACCAATTCATTGTGACGATGGTGCTAAATATAGAACTTATGACGGAAGTTGCAACAATTTGAAGTATCCATATTGGGGAAAGGCTGAAACACCGTTGGCCCGTTTTCTTAAATCGGATTATCACGACG GTAAAGGTTCACCGAGACTTTACGGTAAACACCGGAAGAGGTTGCCAAACCCAAGAGATATACGACTTCAGATTCACGAAAAAAGTTTGCCTATTCATGAACTCGAGGGACATTCTCATTTTCTGATGTTATGGGGACAAAGAACCAGCCATGATATGATAGAAAAAGTAGAAGCTAGAT CATCAACAGGAGGTAGACTGGACTGCTGCGGTGAAGACAGCAGGAAAGATAATTGTGAAATTCCGATTCTTCTTAGATCTGATGACCCATACTTTAGCCAATTTAACAGGCTGTGTTTGAACTTTAGACGATCCAAAGCATCTCCAGATCTTAAATGTAATTTTG AGACCCGACAACAGCTGTCAGAATTTACAGGTTTCGTCGACGCCTCTGATTTATATGGATCTAATGACGCAACAAATGAAAATCTTCGAACCAAAGTAAACG GCCTACTAAAGACAACGCTGCATTCTGATGGTAACGAGATGATGCCACAGGCAAATGGTGGATTTTGCCGATCACAATCAGAGAAAAAATGCTTTCAAGCAG GTGATCGTCGAGTAAACCAACAGCCTGCATTAATGTCGGTTCATACTATTCTCCTGAGAGAGCACAATCGCATTGCCAGGgaacttaaattaaaaaatccaCATTGGAACGACGAAATGCTATTCCAAGAATCAAGAAAAATTGTCATTGGAGAGATTCAACACATCACCTATAATAGTTACTTACCGAAAATACTCGGCTCGAATATCATGAACCTCTTTGATTTGAAACCGCGTTCTcttggaaaatattttacaaaatatgatgATAAGGTCATTCCGACGATAAGAAACGGTTTCATGGCTGCCGCTTTTAGGTTTGGGCATAGCATGGTAAATAACCATCTTGCGTTCAAAGATCATTATGGGAACAACGAGAGAACGCTTTTTCGACATATGTGGGTGAATCCCGATAAGTTATATGAAACAGATGGGATCGAAAAAACTCTAAGAGGCCTCCAGGAGGAACATTCACAAAGTGTTGACAG aTATAAAACAGAAGAAATTACCGATCGGTTTTTTGAGAGCCCGGACCGACCTGGATTTGGAAATGATCTGATATCCATAAACATCAATAGAGGAAGGGACCATGGCATTGTGGGGTATTTAGCATGGAGGAAAATGTGCAAACTGCCATCCGCTGACAATTTCTACAGCTTAACAGATCACAGTCGTAAAATGGTCAGACTGTTGCAAAGTGTATACAG ACGTGCTGCTGACATAGATTTATTTGTTGGTGGTGTCACAGAGACGCCATTGCCAGGATCATTAGTAGGGCCTACATTTGCCTGCATTCTTGGTCTTCAGTTTAAAGCCCTTAAATACGGTGACCGCTTTTACTACGAAAATGACGACTCTAATGCTAGGTTCACCATCGGACAACTGAACGAAATCAAGAAAGCAACCCTTGCTCGGATCATCTGCAGAAATTCAAACATCGGCGAAATTCAACAAGACGTGTTTTCTCATGg GGATCCACTGGTGAACTGTTATTCCATACAGGATGACATTAATTTCTCTCTTTGGGAAGTAATCCCACAGAACTAG
- the LOC105322014 gene encoding peroxidase-like protein — protein MSLQTILLREHNHIARKLKFQNPEWNDEKLFQESRRIVIAEIQHITFSSFLPNILGSKIMNLFDLYPRPIEEYFTGYDDRVIPTSRNSFMAAAFRFGHSLVNDHLAFKDCAGNKERTLFRHLWGNPDKLYEANGIEKTLRGLQEEHSQSVDRYKSEEMIRFFESPDQAGTDVISMNINRGRDHGIAGYMEWRKMCKLSTTDQFSSLTDHTPEMVKLLQSQYRHPSDIDLFVGGVTETPLPEALVGPTFACIIGLQFKALKYGDRFYYENSHPEVRLTITQLKEIKKTTLAGVVCRNTNIGEIQKDVFSHGSPLIDCDEIQDNIDFTLWKEVQNY, from the exons ATGTCACTGCAGACGATTCTCTTGAGAGAACACAATCACATAGCCAGGAAACTTAAATTCCAAAATCCAGAATGGAACGACGAAAAGCTTTTCCAAGAATCAAGAAGAATTGTCATTGCAGAAATACAACACATCACCTTTAGTAGTTTCCTACCCAACATTCTCGGCTCGAAGATcatgaacctctttgacctgTACCCCCGTCCTATAGAAGAATACTTTACAGGGTACGATGACAGAGTGATACCAACGAGCAGAAACAGTTTCATGGCCGCTGCTTTTAGGTTTGGTCACAGCTTGGTAAATGACCATCTTGCGTTTAAAGATTGTGCTGGGAACAAGGAAAGAACACTATTTCGACATCTTTGGGGAAATCCTGATAAACTGTATGAAGCAAATGGAATTGAAAAAACATTACGTGGGCTTCAGGAAGAACATTCACAGAGTGTCGACAG ATATAAGTCCGAAGAAATGATCCGGTTTTTTGAGAGTCCTGATCAAGCTGGGACTGACGTGATATCAATGAACATCAATAGAGGGAGGGACCATGGCATTGCTGGATATATGGAATGGAGAAAGATGTGCAAACTATCAACCACTGATCAGTTCTCCTCCTTGACAGACCACACACCCGAGATGGTCAAACTACTACAAAGTCAATACAG ACATCCTAGTGATATAGATTTATTTGTTGGAGGTGTAACAGAGACGCCATTGCCAGAAGCATTAGTGGGACCTACATTTGCCTGCATTATCGGTCTTCAGTTCAAAGCTTTAAAATATGGTGACCGCTTTTACTACGAAAATAGCCACCCTGAAGTTAGATTAACCATAACACAACTGAAGGAAATCAAGAAAACAACCCTGGCTGGGGTTGTCTGCCGAAATACTAATATTGGTGAAATTCAGAAGGACGTGTTTTCTCATGG CTCTCCTCTCATTGATTGTGATGAAATACAAGATAACATCGACTTTACACTGTGGAAAGAAGTTCAAAATTACTAA